A region of Paenibacillus sp. JNUCC-31 DNA encodes the following proteins:
- a CDS encoding ABC transporter substrate-binding protein — MKNRYWGKRVLAVLATASLALPLLAGCTASESKDNEQRVLRVATMWGGQDDSYFRQQFTDAFELTHPNITIEVVPAVDQGSMYGYGNQEEQKDVPDTMESLKKIMTGDNPVDVIVADTSTIKSLIQENMVKQLDPLIQEDKFDTSDIVPSVLEGIKDLGDQSIYALTPTFSSSALFYNKSMFEKAGVEPPTDNMTWDDIFNLGTRLTKGEGKDHVFGFSFSTYQGGSPYYTMSQYYNSLQLKVFDDKAEKMTVDSPQWEKVWSTISKLAIDKVIPKGDEPQDQDDGGRYNPLQGDLFLSGKAAMVIGDYSYINQLIDANKNADKMKDFTKVEWDVVTPPVHPEAPEIGGNIYLSNLMAISSSAQNPDDAWELIKYMNSEDWAKIKARSSYEMVSRKSFIKPKDGLDYNIQAFYTLKPVPPTNTNMDKMYQKMPSLYQVSDKGMEYFNQVLANKKTPKEALGEWAAKGNEMLEKLKKDPKATFQ; from the coding sequence ATGAAGAACAGGTATTGGGGAAAACGGGTGCTAGCCGTGCTGGCTACAGCCAGTCTGGCATTGCCGCTGCTTGCGGGTTGTACAGCGAGTGAGTCCAAGGATAACGAGCAGCGTGTATTGCGTGTAGCAACGATGTGGGGGGGCCAGGATGACAGCTATTTCCGGCAGCAGTTTACCGATGCTTTTGAATTGACACATCCGAATATAACGATTGAAGTTGTTCCTGCCGTAGATCAGGGCAGTATGTATGGATATGGTAACCAGGAAGAGCAGAAGGACGTTCCGGATACCATGGAAAGTTTGAAGAAGATTATGACAGGGGATAACCCGGTAGACGTCATCGTGGCGGATACGTCGACAATCAAGTCGTTAATTCAGGAAAACATGGTGAAACAACTGGACCCACTGATCCAGGAAGACAAGTTTGATACTTCGGATATTGTGCCAAGTGTTCTCGAAGGAATCAAGGATTTGGGAGATCAGAGCATCTACGCTTTGACACCAACGTTCTCCTCTTCAGCATTGTTCTACAACAAGAGCATGTTTGAGAAAGCAGGCGTAGAGCCTCCAACGGATAATATGACGTGGGACGATATTTTCAACCTGGGTACCCGTCTGACCAAGGGTGAAGGTAAAGACCATGTGTTTGGCTTCTCTTTCAGTACCTATCAAGGTGGCTCTCCATACTATACGATGTCACAGTATTATAACTCTCTGCAGCTGAAAGTTTTTGATGACAAAGCAGAGAAAATGACCGTAGATTCTCCTCAATGGGAGAAAGTATGGAGTACCATTAGCAAACTTGCCATAGATAAGGTCATCCCTAAAGGAGATGAGCCACAGGATCAGGATGATGGCGGACGTTATAATCCGCTTCAGGGTGATCTGTTCCTGAGTGGCAAAGCAGCTATGGTGATTGGAGATTACAGCTACATTAATCAATTGATTGATGCCAACAAAAATGCGGATAAAATGAAAGACTTTACGAAGGTAGAATGGGATGTTGTCACACCTCCGGTTCATCCGGAAGCTCCCGAAATCGGTGGCAATATTTATCTGAGCAACCTTATGGCCATTAGTAGTTCAGCCCAGAACCCGGATGATGCATGGGAATTGATCAAGTATATGAACAGTGAAGACTGGGCCAAGATCAAAGCACGCAGCAGTTATGAGATGGTTTCTCGGAAGAGCTTCATTAAACCAAAGGATGGTTTGGATTACAACATCCAGGCATTCTATACACTGAAGCCGGTTCCTCCGACCAATACCAATATGGATAAAATGTATCAGAAAATGCCGAGCCTGTACCAAGTGAGTGATAAGGGAATGGAGTACTTCAATCAAGTACTTGCGAATAAAAAGACCCCAAAAGAAGCACTTGGCGAGTGGGCTGCAAAGGGTAACGAAATGCTGGAGAAATTGAAGAAGGACCCTAAAGCCACGTTTCAATGA
- a CDS encoding ABC transporter ATP-binding protein, which yields MIQCEGLVKIFKSSDVEVVALQGLNLTVNQGEMMAIIGNSGSGKSTLLNILGGLDRPTAGTAVVGDWDLLKMTDTQLVEYKRHTVGFIWQNNGRNLLPYLTALENVETPMILGGKRDRAYAMQLLEWVGLKDRMHNKLHQLSGGEQQRVAIAISLSNRPKLLLADEPTGSVDSETCDTIMGIFRKMNKELGVTIVIVTHDLTLAGKVDRIVAIRDGLTSTEFVKRNPNLDDEHDLSEAGAQDIHEAFVIIDRAGRLQVPKEYLEALSIDNRATLEFDGERIVITPPR from the coding sequence GTGATCCAATGCGAAGGACTTGTCAAAATTTTTAAATCCAGCGATGTGGAAGTCGTTGCCCTTCAAGGTCTCAATCTGACTGTCAATCAAGGTGAAATGATGGCCATCATCGGTAATAGTGGCAGTGGTAAATCCACATTGCTCAACATTTTGGGTGGACTGGATCGTCCAACAGCCGGTACAGCCGTTGTTGGAGATTGGGATTTGCTGAAAATGACGGATACCCAATTGGTTGAGTACAAACGTCATACCGTAGGGTTCATTTGGCAAAATAACGGCCGTAACCTGCTGCCATACCTCACAGCACTGGAAAACGTAGAAACGCCCATGATCTTGGGAGGGAAGCGCGATCGTGCCTATGCCATGCAGCTGCTGGAGTGGGTTGGACTGAAGGATCGGATGCACAACAAGCTGCATCAGTTGTCCGGTGGGGAGCAGCAGCGGGTGGCGATTGCCATCTCGTTATCGAATCGTCCCAAGCTGCTGCTTGCAGATGAGCCGACAGGTTCGGTGGACTCGGAGACTTGTGATACCATCATGGGTATTTTTCGCAAAATGAACAAGGAGCTCGGGGTCACGATTGTGATTGTTACTCATGATCTAACTCTGGCTGGCAAGGTGGACCGGATCGTGGCGATCCGGGACGGCTTGACCAGCACCGAGTTCGTGAAGCGCAATCCGAATCTGGATGACGAACATGACTTGTCGGAGGCGGGTGCCCAGGACATTCATGAAGCCTTTGTCATCATTGACCGGGCGGGCCGGCTTCAGGTGCCAAAGGAGTATCTGGAGGCGCTGTCCATTGATAATCGTGCCACATTGGAATTTGACGGTGAACGTATTGTCATTACACCGCCAAGATAA
- a CDS encoding ABC transporter permease, with protein MGLPLLRLLFRKMWNTRWMTFSTLIGLIVAVAFTVSIPMYADGALKRVVAQTLQDNSEGLPAGSLLMSYQAPGGVKTDTRGLEEVDRYIREDVPRDIGFPFHTYVNTRSIRSTEVNPEDPTKVDASRVRSMSLGTMTGLDAQVNYSSGVKPGNQVKDDIIEAVMLEEGMYRNDLHIGDVLEYPVYSGLDITLRVKITGSFKADDPSSPYWVQGFDGMMNGLYVDESVFNDVLLKEKGIPLQNSRWYYAFDLKEIQTSQLPGLTSMLERLDIDLYQRLKDTKVDITFGDLLKQFRSQSLQLQTMLFTLAAPMIAMVFYFIAMNARQSLQKQESDIAVLRSRGASARQIFSLYLLEGIFLGAIALVIGPFLGWFMAKSIGSASGFLAFVDRKSIPIGISKEAILLGLIAVLVAIIASLIPAITYARATIVSAKRRQARTDRAPVWQRWFLDIALLALAGYGYYLFYERQMLTFQTGMTTDQLQVQPFLFFVPALAIFALGLFFLRLFPWILKLIQLIGRKFLPVPLYLTLTQLSRSSSSYYPLMILLVLTLGLGVYNSAAARTIDLNSTERTLYRYGTDVIMQTVWEGTPEVKPTGSGQSGGSGGGQQGGGNGSGGSGGGSTGGGNGGGGGSSQPTKMIYSEPPFEVFRSLNGVEHAARVLQTKGNIIVSGKSGGQGMLVGIDNVDFAQVAWFRNDLFPAHPYKYLDLLGKYEGAVLISSKFADKFKLKTGDLVSIGVQGQAIEFVVFGIIPYWPAQYPDQMPFFIANLDYIYDQVPLIPYEVWLKMEPDAKVAPLMEKLAAEGIELSSVRDVRTELVSQGKHPSRGGVFGILSLGFLVSVIISLIGYILYWFFNLSGRVVQFGVLRAMGLSRAQLSGMLLLEQVFTAGLSIILGIGIGQVSSRLFLPFLQTTDNVSAQVPPFRIVFEEKDMLQLYGVTVVMLVIGATMLLWQIRRLRVHQAVKMGEER; from the coding sequence ATGGGGCTGCCATTGCTTCGACTGTTGTTCCGCAAAATGTGGAACACTCGCTGGATGACGTTCAGCACACTGATCGGACTGATTGTGGCGGTAGCGTTCACCGTCAGTATTCCGATGTATGCCGATGGTGCGCTGAAGCGGGTCGTGGCCCAGACGCTGCAGGATAACAGTGAGGGACTGCCAGCCGGCTCGTTGCTGATGAGTTACCAGGCACCTGGTGGTGTGAAGACAGACACACGTGGTTTGGAAGAAGTGGATCGATATATTCGTGAGGATGTGCCGCGCGATATTGGTTTTCCTTTTCATACGTATGTGAACACCCGTTCCATCCGCAGTACGGAGGTGAACCCGGAAGATCCAACCAAAGTGGATGCCAGCCGGGTCCGCAGTATGAGTCTCGGCACGATGACAGGCCTGGATGCACAGGTTAATTATTCTTCGGGTGTGAAGCCGGGCAACCAGGTCAAGGACGATATCATTGAAGCGGTCATGCTGGAAGAGGGAATGTATCGCAACGATCTGCATATCGGAGATGTTCTGGAATATCCGGTATACAGCGGTCTTGATATTACGTTGCGTGTGAAGATTACAGGTTCATTTAAAGCGGATGATCCAAGCAGCCCATACTGGGTGCAGGGATTTGACGGCATGATGAATGGGCTTTATGTGGATGAATCGGTATTTAATGATGTTTTGCTGAAGGAAAAAGGGATTCCGCTTCAGAATTCCCGTTGGTATTATGCATTTGATCTGAAAGAAATTCAAACGAGCCAGCTCCCGGGGCTGACCTCTATGCTGGAAAGGCTCGATATCGATCTGTATCAGCGGTTGAAGGATACAAAAGTGGATATTACCTTCGGAGATCTGCTGAAGCAATTCCGCAGTCAGAGTCTGCAATTGCAGACCATGCTGTTCACGCTGGCAGCACCGATGATTGCGATGGTCTTTTATTTTATCGCCATGAATGCCAGACAGTCGCTGCAGAAGCAGGAAAGTGACATCGCAGTCCTGCGCAGTCGCGGAGCTTCTGCCCGGCAGATCTTCTCTCTCTATCTGCTTGAAGGCATATTTTTGGGAGCGATTGCGCTCGTTATAGGACCTTTTCTTGGATGGTTTATGGCCAAAAGTATCGGTTCAGCCAGCGGATTCCTGGCGTTCGTTGATCGGAAATCCATTCCGATCGGGATATCGAAAGAAGCGATCCTGCTTGGCCTGATCGCCGTATTGGTGGCCATCATAGCCTCGCTCATTCCGGCAATAACCTATGCGCGGGCGACCATTGTATCAGCCAAACGTCGGCAGGCCCGCACGGATCGTGCGCCGGTATGGCAGCGCTGGTTCCTGGATATTGCGTTGCTTGCCCTGGCAGGATATGGATATTATCTGTTCTATGAACGGCAAATGTTGACCTTCCAGACCGGAATGACGACAGATCAGCTTCAGGTACAGCCGTTTCTGTTCTTTGTACCTGCACTCGCCATCTTTGCGCTGGGGCTTTTCTTCCTGCGGTTGTTCCCGTGGATTCTGAAGCTCATTCAGCTGATCGGGCGCAAGTTTCTTCCGGTTCCGCTGTACCTGACGCTGACACAGCTTTCGCGGTCATCATCTTCTTATTATCCTTTGATGATCCTGCTTGTTTTGACACTCGGACTTGGTGTGTATAACTCGGCAGCGGCTCGAACCATTGATCTGAACTCGACCGAGCGCACGTTATACCGATATGGTACGGATGTTATTATGCAGACGGTATGGGAAGGTACACCTGAGGTTAAGCCGACTGGTTCCGGACAAAGCGGTGGCTCAGGTGGTGGGCAGCAAGGTGGAGGTAATGGTAGTGGTGGCTCTGGAGGCGGCAGTACAGGCGGAGGGAATGGCGGTGGCGGTGGTTCTTCTCAACCCACCAAGATGATCTATTCCGAGCCACCTTTTGAAGTGTTCCGCAGCCTGAATGGTGTCGAACATGCAGCAAGAGTGCTGCAGACGAAAGGCAATATTATTGTCTCTGGCAAATCAGGTGGGCAGGGAATGCTGGTGGGGATCGACAATGTGGACTTTGCCCAAGTGGCGTGGTTCCGCAACGATCTGTTCCCAGCACATCCTTATAAGTACCTCGACTTGCTTGGGAAATATGAAGGGGCCGTATTGATCTCTTCCAAATTTGCAGACAAATTCAAGCTCAAAACCGGAGACCTCGTCTCCATTGGTGTACAGGGTCAGGCGATTGAATTTGTGGTCTTTGGCATTATTCCTTACTGGCCTGCTCAGTACCCGGATCAAATGCCGTTTTTCATTGCCAATCTGGACTATATCTATGATCAGGTGCCTCTGATCCCATATGAGGTCTGGCTGAAGATGGAGCCGGATGCCAAAGTCGCTCCTTTGATGGAGAAACTTGCAGCAGAAGGCATTGAGTTATCGTCTGTACGCGATGTGCGGACAGAACTGGTATCCCAGGGCAAGCATCCGTCAAGGGGTGGCGTGTTCGGCATACTGAGTCTTGGATTCCTGGTGTCAGTGATTATTTCTCTAATTGGATACATTCTGTACTGGTTCTTTAATCTATCCGGGCGTGTAGTGCAGTTTGGTGTATTGCGGGCAATGGGGTTATCACGGGCGCAATTGAGCGGCATGCTGCTGCTGGAGCAGGTGTTTACGGCGGGTCTTTCGATCATTCTGGGTATAGGTATTGGTCAAGTATCCAGCCGTCTGTTCCTGCCCTTCCTGCAAACCACGGATAATGTGTCTGCACAGGTACCTCCGTTTCGGATTGTATTTGAAGAGAAAGACATGCTGCAACTGTACGGCGTGACCGTGGTCATGCTGGTCATTGGCGCAACGATGCTGCTGTGGCAAATCCGCAGGCTGCGTGTTCACCAGGCAGTCAAAATGGGAGAGGAGAGGTAA
- a CDS encoding efflux RND transporter periplasmic adaptor subunit yields the protein MFMKWRTADLLSKGAAPKRGKRAALIVLSAIVAATMSGCSLLPAETEEEVLPPITPPTISKKPEYEVRTETLEKKVSGSGKMMSQREEKVYFTLDGMHIKELNVKPGDKVKKGQLLAVLDVESVEKEIRAKNLQIRKSEVQMKETLRKRDEMDPVEFEESTIAFEELRQELADLEEKLGKATLTAPFGGTIIAVQVEKGAAVKAYDPIATIADTSNLVVAATFAKEDLEKFSAGMKADVDINGAGKVAGKVKVMPVVQASGSGNGSGEGTGEGGTPPAKESLDKYVIVSLAKMPKGVERGTPLTVSIVTQRTENAIVIPVSALRSIGSRTYVQVVESDGSKREVDVEVGQQTSTDVEILKGLTVGQKVVGR from the coding sequence ATGTTTATGAAATGGCGGACGGCAGATTTATTAAGTAAGGGGGCCGCTCCGAAGAGGGGGAAACGCGCAGCGCTTATTGTGCTTAGTGCGATAGTGGCTGCAACGATGTCCGGCTGTTCTTTGCTGCCGGCAGAAACAGAGGAAGAAGTACTTCCGCCAATTACACCGCCAACGATCTCCAAGAAGCCGGAATATGAAGTTCGGACAGAGACGTTGGAGAAGAAAGTAAGCGGAAGCGGCAAGATGATGAGCCAGCGGGAAGAAAAGGTATATTTTACGCTGGATGGCATGCATATCAAAGAGTTGAATGTTAAACCGGGAGATAAAGTGAAAAAAGGTCAACTTCTCGCTGTTCTTGATGTAGAGAGTGTGGAGAAGGAAATCCGGGCCAAAAACCTGCAGATTCGCAAATCGGAAGTTCAAATGAAGGAAACGCTTCGTAAACGGGATGAGATGGACCCGGTGGAGTTCGAAGAGTCCACGATTGCCTTTGAAGAGCTTCGTCAGGAACTTGCCGATCTGGAGGAAAAATTGGGTAAAGCCACATTGACCGCTCCGTTCGGGGGAACGATCATTGCCGTGCAGGTGGAGAAAGGCGCAGCTGTTAAAGCCTATGACCCAATTGCGACCATAGCGGATACTTCCAATCTGGTTGTGGCGGCTACATTTGCCAAGGAAGATCTGGAGAAGTTCTCAGCAGGCATGAAGGCGGATGTGGACATTAATGGTGCAGGCAAAGTAGCTGGTAAAGTTAAAGTTATGCCTGTAGTTCAAGCATCGGGAAGTGGCAACGGCAGCGGCGAAGGTACGGGGGAAGGTGGAACACCTCCAGCGAAAGAAAGCCTCGATAAATATGTTATCGTCTCGCTGGCGAAGATGCCCAAGGGTGTTGAACGCGGCACACCGCTGACGGTGTCGATTGTCACCCAGCGTACAGAGAACGCGATTGTAATTCCGGTATCTGCTCTGCGCTCCATCGGTTCAAGAACGTACGTGCAAGTGGTGGAAAGTGATGGAAGCAAACGTGAAGTGGACGTGGAAGTCGGGCAGCAGACGTCTACGGACGTGGAGATTCTGAAAGGTCTGACTGTCGGACAGAAAGTAGTGGGCCGCTAA
- a CDS encoding ABC transporter ATP-binding protein, producing MSVIAGMKKLFSKIRPAKSQSGEDSAVGQTEQQDSVGQDATTYISETQHPSIDSHDITSETSLDEIAVAAAEPEAKPNSSQKELLPPYDGPVLEVRNVHRSFQTGSRIIHVLKGIDMEVNPQQLVMLKGRSGSGKTTLLNMLGGLDQPSSGDILFSGQPLQDWGDRRRTALRRKEIGFIFQAYALMPLLSAWENVELSLRMADVPRSEWKDRVGHCLDLVGLTKRVKHRPFEMSGGEQQRVAIAKAIAHRPRLLLADEPTAELDSKMGAQVMAVFRNIIEVEQVTICMTTHDPTILEVADHVYEMADGRFIK from the coding sequence ATGAGCGTGATTGCTGGCATGAAGAAATTATTTTCCAAAATCAGACCTGCCAAGAGCCAGTCAGGCGAGGACAGTGCAGTCGGGCAAACGGAGCAGCAAGATTCAGTCGGGCAGGATGCCACGACATACATAAGTGAAACGCAGCACCCATCCATTGACTCGCACGACATAACCAGTGAAACCAGCCTGGATGAGATCGCCGTTGCAGCTGCTGAACCGGAGGCGAAGCCCAACTCCTCGCAAAAGGAGCTATTGCCTCCATATGACGGACCTGTGCTGGAGGTTCGCAATGTTCATCGCAGTTTTCAAACAGGAAGCCGCATTATTCATGTACTCAAAGGCATTGATATGGAAGTGAATCCGCAGCAGCTGGTGATGTTGAAAGGGCGATCAGGCTCAGGGAAAACAACGCTGCTCAATATGCTGGGTGGGCTGGATCAACCATCAAGTGGAGATATTCTGTTCTCCGGCCAGCCTCTTCAGGATTGGGGAGACCGGCGGCGGACCGCTTTGCGGCGTAAGGAAATCGGTTTTATTTTTCAGGCGTATGCGCTGATGCCCTTGTTGTCAGCTTGGGAAAATGTAGAGCTGTCCTTGCGGATGGCAGACGTGCCGCGTTCGGAATGGAAGGACCGGGTAGGTCATTGTCTGGATCTGGTTGGACTCACCAAACGGGTCAAGCACCGTCCATTCGAGATGTCCGGGGGAGAGCAGCAGCGGGTGGCCATCGCCAAGGCAATAGCCCACAGACCGAGATTATTGCTCGCAGATGAGCCGACAGCGGAACTCGATTCCAAAATGGGAGCACAGGTGATGGCGGTATTTCGCAATATTATTGAAGTTGAACAAGTGACCATCTGTATGACTACACACGATCCTACGATTTTGGAGGTTGCAGACCATGTTTATGAAATGGCGGACGGCAGATTTATTAAGTAA
- the pyrE gene encoding orotate phosphoribosyltransferase has product MIELTEIPNHIASQLLKIKAVALRPQQPFTWTSGIKSPIYCDNRLTMSYPEIRNDIAEAFAAIIRDQYPDAEVIAGTATAGIPHAAWVAQKLNLPMAYIRDKAKGHGKENLIEGLITEGQKVVVIEDLISTGGSSIKAAEAVRVAGATPLAVLAIFSYQLDKGIKAFEEAGIPLQTLSNYTALMDVALAEGTIQESDFELLKSWREDPSSFGK; this is encoded by the coding sequence ATGATCGAACTTACTGAGATTCCTAACCATATTGCTTCCCAATTGTTGAAAATTAAAGCGGTGGCGCTGCGTCCGCAGCAGCCATTTACCTGGACATCCGGCATCAAATCACCAATCTACTGCGATAACCGCTTAACGATGTCTTATCCCGAGATTCGCAACGACATCGCTGAAGCCTTTGCTGCGATTATTCGTGATCAATATCCCGACGCAGAAGTCATCGCAGGTACAGCAACCGCAGGTATCCCGCATGCTGCATGGGTGGCTCAGAAGCTGAATCTGCCCATGGCTTACATTCGTGATAAAGCCAAGGGACATGGCAAAGAGAACCTGATTGAAGGTCTGATCACTGAAGGGCAGAAGGTTGTTGTCATTGAAGACCTGATCTCGACTGGAGGCAGTTCAATCAAAGCCGCAGAAGCAGTACGCGTAGCCGGGGCGACTCCGCTGGCGGTGCTGGCGATTTTTAGCTATCAGCTGGACAAAGGGATTAAAGCTTTTGAAGAAGCAGGAATTCCGCTGCAAACTCTGTCCAATTACACCGCTTTGATGGATGTGGCTTTGGCTGAGGGGACCATTCAGGAGAGTGATTTTGAACTGCTCAAATCCTGGCGTGAAGATCCTTCTTCATTTGGTAAATAA
- the pyrF gene encoding orotidine-5'-phosphate decarboxylase, producing MNHPNFNEMAGRLMVALDYPGAEQAQALVQALEGIPCYLKVGMQLFYAAGPNFIRELKSKGYSVFLDVKMHDIPNTVRGGAESITRLGVDMFNVHAAGGTSMMRAAREGAEAALAADPSLRRPEIIAVTQLTSTSQETMNAEIGIQGSVEAAVVRYAGLAREAGLDGVVASPLEVPAIRAACGSDFHTVTPGIRPAGSGLGDQTRVLTPGEAIARGSHYIVVGRPITGAPHPREAAETILKEMLNA from the coding sequence ATGAATCACCCGAATTTCAACGAAATGGCTGGCCGTCTGATGGTGGCACTCGATTATCCCGGTGCGGAGCAGGCGCAGGCGTTGGTACAGGCCCTCGAAGGTATTCCCTGTTATCTGAAGGTGGGCATGCAGCTGTTCTATGCGGCTGGCCCGAACTTCATTCGAGAGCTGAAGTCAAAGGGATACTCGGTATTCCTTGATGTGAAGATGCATGATATTCCAAACACGGTACGTGGAGGGGCTGAAAGCATAACCCGGTTGGGTGTCGATATGTTTAATGTGCATGCAGCTGGAGGTACAAGCATGATGCGTGCTGCCCGTGAAGGTGCTGAGGCGGCTCTGGCTGCTGATCCTTCTCTTCGCAGACCTGAGATTATTGCGGTTACCCAGCTGACCAGTACCAGTCAGGAAACGATGAATGCCGAGATCGGCATCCAGGGAAGCGTTGAGGCAGCAGTAGTCCGTTATGCAGGACTGGCTCGTGAGGCAGGTCTCGATGGTGTCGTTGCTTCTCCGTTGGAAGTACCTGCGATCCGGGCAGCCTGTGGCAGTGACTTTCACACAGTCACACCAGGCATTCGTCCTGCAGGTAGTGGCCTCGGAGACCAGACTCGTGTCCTGACACCGGGTGAAGCCATTGCCAGAGGAAGCCATTACATTGTTGTAGGCAGACCAATTACGGGCGCTCCCCATCCGCGTGAAGCGGCAGAAACCATTTTGAAGGAGATGTTGAACGCATGA